In Oryza sativa Japonica Group chromosome 11, ASM3414082v1, the following are encoded in one genomic region:
- the LOC4350254 gene encoding uncharacterized protein isoform X1 encodes MSDTEEERRLGRGSAGAEAGADGQEDPDGDEEEEEEEEEEYEFCDAEEAMQCVEMAERSAPDAGVHDYEALAARKRKALAEERTERDASSKKPRQDGLSEVEAATVFDQLMEGFGLRRKRRSKDARKRGRKKGTRNKYSPEVTKKLGDATLLFTESRFKEAIPILHEVVRIAPNLSNSYHLLGSIYKECGELDKAINFLMLAAYVSPKDVFLWKKLIDMALKKEDAALARHCVLKAMRADPEDVGLKFDCANIYRALHDYQKAGEIYEQIVRIYPSNIVARKAAAQMYRDCGQIDKAINLLEDYVNAQTTNIDSNHLDLLISLYLRNNAYNEALRLIERAHIVFGSQHNLPVQLQAKAVICHAYLGDMKHAEVFLQNVHLERSKDNTDVIKEVASTLENLGQYEYAIKFYLMIEDVAVHNDGSSYVKVGQCYMVIGEKRKAIPYFQKALQRMEDNIDVRITLSSLFVDVDKSDEAIVLLSPPNNSGSKSATDQPKPWWLDGKVKMHLANIYYNKGMFEDFVGTILIPILETLNIEYANRKVRKAKKLPTNVLYERAKVLAEQRPESVFQGLRPIASPAELQKASRAKKLLEKRAASNEDTIKDDLQRSKQIPPISGLLTNAENHQLVLHLCQTLALLHRYWEALQVINRTLKLGNDTLADENKEELRSLGAQIAYRAPDPRHGFNYVRYVVQQHPYSLAAWNSYYKVTSRIEDRFSRHHKFLLRTREEKTDCVPPIIISGHRFTAISQHQSAARDYLEAYKLNPENPFINLCVGSALINLALGFRLQNKNQCIVQALAFLFRYLRLCDNSQEALYNIARAYHHVGLNTLAAIYYEKALAVEVKDYPIPRLPYEENSCAQQDLKPGYCDVRREAAFNLHLIYKKSGADDLARRILRTYCTI; translated from the exons ATGTCGGACACGGAGGAGGAGCGCCGTCTAGGGCGCGggtcggcgggggcggaggcgggggcCGATGGGCAGGAGGACCCTGAcggggatgaggaggaagaggaagaggaggaggaggagtacgaGTTCTGCGACGCCGAGGAGGCGATGCAGTGCGTGGAGATGGCGGAGCGGAGTGCCCCCGACGCCGGCGTGCATGACTACGAGGCGCTCGCCGCGCGCAAGCGCAAGGCCCTCGCCGAGGAGCGAACCGAAAG GGATGCATCTTCAAAGAAGCCAAGGCAGGATGGGCTTTCAGAAGTGGAAGCAGCGACTGTGTTTGACCAACTAATGGAAGGCTTTGGCCTTCGTAGGAAAAGAAGGTCCAAAGAT GCCAGGAAAAGGGGAAGAAAGAAAGGAACAAGGAATAAGTACAGTCCTGAAGTTACTAAAAAATTGGGTGATGCCACACTGCTTTTTACAGAGAGCAGATTTAAGGAG GCAATTCCTATATTACATGAGGTTGTGCGGATCGCGCCGAATTTGTCAAATTCATACCATCTACTTGGTAGCATTTATAAAGAGTGCGGTGAACTAGATAAAGCCATAAACTTTCTAATGCTCGCTGCATATGTTTCTCCAAAGGATGTATTTTTGTGGAAGAAACTCATTGACATGGCATT GAAAAAGGAAGATGCTGCTTTAGCAAGACACTGTGTTTTAAAAGCGATGAGAGCAGATCCTGAAGATGTAGGACTGAAGTTTGATTGTGCTAATATATATCGCGCTTTGCATGACTATCAGAAAGCTGGAGAGATATACGAGCAGATAGTCAGAATTTATCCTTCAAACATTGTTGCTCGTAAAGCAGCAGCACAG ATGTACAGGGACTGTGGTCAAATTGATAAAGCTATTAATTTATTGGAGGATTATGTGAATGCTCAAACTACAAACATCGACTCGAATCATCTGGATCTACTGATATCCCTTTATCTGAGAAATAATGCCTATAATGAAGCATTGAGGCTGATTGAGAGAGCACATATAGTGTTTGGATCTCAACACAATTTGCCAGTACAATTGCAGGCAAAAGCTGTAATCTGCCATGCTTATCTTGGAGATATGAAGCATGCCGAG GTGTTTCTTCAGAATGTGCATCTGGAGCGTTCAAAAGATAACACCGATGTGATCAAGGAGGTTGCTAGCACTCTCGAAAATTTAGGACAATATGAGTATGCAATAAAGTTTTACCTGATGATTGAAGATGTTGCTGTTCATAATGAT GGTAGTTCATATGTGAAAGTTGGTCAATGCTACATGGTCATAGGGGAGAAAAGGAAAGCAATTCCTTACTTTCAGAAAG CCTTGCAAAGAATGGAGGACAACATTGATGTGCGAATAACTTTATCCtctctttttgttgatgtggaTAAGAGTGACGAAGCTATTGTTTTGCTTTCTCCTCCTAACAATTCAG GGTCAAAGTCTGCTACAGATCAACCGAAGCCATGGTGGCTTGATGGGAAAGTAAAGATGCACCTTGCGAACATATATTACAATAAAGGCATGTTCGAGGACTTTGTGGGCACCATTCTTATACCCATTCTTGAAACACTGAATATTGAGTATGCTAATCGAAAG GTGAGGAAAGCTAAAAAACTTCCAACTAATGTTCTATATGAAAGAGCCAAAGTGTTAGCTGAACAACGTCCAGAAAGCGTGTTTCAAGGATTAAGGCCAATAGCATCACCGGCAGAGTT ACAAAAGGCAAGCAGAGCAAAGAAGTTGCTAGAGAAAAGAGCAGCTTCGAATGAAGATACGATAAAAGATGATCTG cAAAGGTCGAAGCAAATACCTCCGATATCTGGTCTACTTACGAATGCAGAGAACCATCAACTTGTGTTACAT CTTTGCCAAACATTAGCTTTGCTTCACCGATACTGGGAGGCTCTACAAGTTATCAACCGTACTCTTAAACTTGGAAATGATACTCTCGCTGATGAGAACAAAGAGGAGCTCAGATCCTTGGGTGCTC AAATAGCTTATAGAGCTCCAGACCCTAGACATGGCTTTAATTATGTCCGCTATGTAGTTCAGCAGCATCCATATTCCCTTGCTGCATGGAACTCATACTACAAGGTGACATCAAG AATAGAAGATAGGTTCTCACGTCATCATAAATTTCTTCTACGGACAAGAGAAGAAAAGACTGACTGTGTGCCTCCTATAATCATATCTGGCCATCGATTTACGGCTATCAGCCAGCATCAGTCAGCTGCTCGTGATTATCTGGAAGCTTATAAATTGAACCCAGAAAATCCATTTATAAATCTCTGTGTTG GATCTGCTCTAATTAATTTAGCCCTTGGCTTTAGGCTTCAGAATAAGAACCAGTGCATCGTTCAAGCTTTGGCATTCCTCTTTCGATATCTGCGTCTTTGTGACAACAGCCAG